A DNA window from Aureibaculum sp. 2308TA14-22 contains the following coding sequences:
- a CDS encoding ShlB/FhaC/HecB family hemolysin secretion/activation protein, whose amino-acid sequence MKQKFTPYIYVLFLILVFNQSYGQKKVLKISTIDSTSSFLIKDIQYQKIHFTENTISKTLDSVKLQIERMGFINYNLDSLVKDDSLHIAYFNLRNQVQKIRVYYDRNEIDPSVILIKNRKTSLNYFEVKPDNLPSKLQSISNALENDGNSFSEVVLKNLSVINDTIIKANLFIKTSTVRKIDKIIINGYTSFPKTYIKHFLRLEKNIIFNKKKLDNYSDAINALPFVSEIKPPEVLFTKDSTIVYLYLKKENTNKFDGLIGFTSKKIGKGISLNGYLDLSLNNLFDSGEYFNLLWKNNGSNRQVFDLDISFPYIFNSKVSPNIALNIYKQDSSFVNTLFKFALPYSINNRSSVGLVLHSESSSNLLTIADSSIEDYKNTFYGLSYNYTVPNNHPFFRTKFNLFSEALTGKRKSTFKVNQTKFHLKTNFLWSLNFKNHIFFQNQSGLINSEKLIDNELLRIGGVNSIRGFDEESILASIYSTFNIEYRYNTNNNSYLYTVSDLGYIENKNLSSQIYSLGLGYAFTSKLGFINLSYALGKSSEIPFNFNNSRFHLKIVNFF is encoded by the coding sequence TTGAAACAGAAATTTACACCATATATATACGTATTATTTTTGATACTTGTTTTTAATCAATCTTATGGTCAAAAAAAAGTGTTAAAAATTTCTACTATCGATAGCACATCTTCGTTTTTAATTAAGGATATTCAATATCAAAAAATTCATTTTACCGAAAATACCATTTCAAAAACATTAGATTCGGTTAAGCTTCAAATTGAAAGAATGGGCTTTATAAATTACAATCTCGACAGCCTTGTTAAAGATGATAGTTTACATATTGCCTATTTCAATTTAAGGAATCAAGTGCAAAAAATTAGAGTTTATTATGATAGGAACGAAATCGACCCAAGCGTGATTTTAATTAAAAACAGAAAAACGTCATTGAACTATTTTGAAGTTAAGCCAGACAACCTACCCTCTAAACTGCAATCCATAAGTAATGCACTTGAAAATGACGGCAATTCGTTCTCGGAAGTAGTTTTAAAAAACTTATCTGTGATAAACGACACCATAATTAAAGCCAATCTATTTATAAAAACATCAACTGTTAGAAAAATTGACAAAATTATTATCAATGGATACACCTCTTTTCCAAAAACTTATATCAAGCACTTTTTAAGATTAGAAAAAAACATAATTTTCAACAAAAAAAAGCTAGATAACTATTCAGATGCGATTAATGCATTACCTTTTGTTTCAGAAATAAAACCGCCCGAAGTACTTTTTACAAAAGATTCTACGATTGTTTATCTGTACCTAAAGAAAGAAAACACAAACAAGTTTGATGGATTGATTGGTTTTACCTCAAAAAAGATTGGAAAAGGAATTTCTTTAAATGGTTATTTGGACTTATCGTTAAACAACCTATTTGATTCTGGAGAATATTTTAATTTGCTTTGGAAAAATAACGGCAGCAATAGACAGGTATTTGATTTAGACATTTCATTTCCTTACATCTTTAATTCAAAAGTATCACCTAATATTGCCTTAAACATATACAAACAAGATTCTTCTTTTGTAAATACCCTGTTTAAATTCGCTTTACCATATAGTATTAATAATAGAAGTTCCGTTGGTTTAGTTCTGCATTCAGAAAGCTCCTCTAATCTTTTGACAATTGCCGATAGTAGTATTGAAGATTACAAAAACACTTTCTACGGACTTAGTTACAATTATACTGTTCCAAACAATCATCCATTTTTTAGAACAAAATTTAATTTATTCTCCGAAGCACTAACAGGTAAAAGAAAAAGTACTTTCAAAGTCAATCAAACAAAGTTTCATTTAAAAACTAATTTTCTGTGGAGTTTGAATTTTAAAAATCATATTTTTTTTCAAAATCAAAGTGGTTTAATTAATTCAGAAAAACTAATTGATAACGAATTATTAAGAATTGGGGGAGTAAATTCCATACGCGGATTTGATGAGGAGAGTATTTTGGCATCAATTTACAGCACTTTTAATATTGAATACAGATATAACACCAACAATAATTCCTATCTATATACAGTTTCAGATTTGGGATATATTGAAAATAAAAACCTATCTTCGCAAATCTATTCTTTAGGCTTAGGCTATGCCTTTACTTCAAAACTAGGGTTTATTAATTTAAGCTATGCTCTAGGAAAGTCTTCTGAAATTCCATTTAATTTTAACAACTCAAGGTTTCATTTAAAAATTGTTAACTTCTTTTAG
- the rpsL gene encoding 30S ribosomal protein S12, translating into MPTIQQLVRKGRTQITKKNKSAALNSCPQRRGVCTRVYTTTPKKPNSAMRKVARVRLTNGNEVNAYIPGEGHNLQEHSIVLVRGGRVKDLPGVKYHVVRGALDTAGVEGRTQRRSKYGTKRPKK; encoded by the coding sequence ATGCCAACTATACAGCAATTAGTACGCAAGGGAAGAACCCAAATAACTAAGAAGAACAAATCGGCTGCATTAAATTCTTGTCCACAGAGAAGAGGCGTATGTACACGTGTTTACACTACTACACCAAAAAAACCAAATTCTGCTATGCGTAAAGTAGCAAGGGTAAGGTTAACTAACGGTAATGAAGTAAATGCTTACATACCTGGAGAGGGGCACAATTTGCAAGAGCACTCGATAGTATTAGTTAGAGGTGGAAGAGTAAAAGATTTACCTGGAGTTAAATATCACGTTGTACGTGGTGCTTTAGATACTGCAGGGGTTGAGGGACGAACGCAACGCCGTTCCAAATATGGAACTAAACGTCCTAAAAAATAA
- a CDS encoding SusD/RagB family nutrient-binding outer membrane lipoprotein, producing the protein MNKKIKNIVLILCISFIYSSCETVDFGDVNNNPNGPTAAVTSQLLTQAQRTIPTVSTNMQGILFTQQLTEGQYPGDSRYATLTRSYNGFFTGSIQNLNRIIELNTDEATKDQAGAFGDNNNQIAVAHILRAYILQYMTDKWGGLPYSEGFQGIDNPQPAFDTQEELYTIMFADLEAAMSIIDAGKSGPAGDLLFDGDMNRWWLFANSLKMNMAMRISHVNPTLAKSKFEEVIASGVYISSNAQNIEFNYGTIDADDSPWHDRWKTREDYILSVTMMETLRSNLDPRLFKYAEPSTNGTASNPMFPGNADAKYVGAPNGEVNGNVPDYSFPTATVIYDVDFPTPLYTAAQMKFNMAEAALNGWNVGGATASDLYEEGIVASMEYWNVDAADIASYVAAHAYTDMDDLAYEKWVALYLNGWEAWAEWRRLDSPALTPSANAADPRIPVRDSYDTSVEDNNPANYAAIIAAQGADDNHTKLWWDVN; encoded by the coding sequence ATGAATAAAAAAATTAAAAACATAGTATTGATTCTTTGTATTTCTTTTATTTACAGTTCATGTGAAACTGTAGATTTTGGAGATGTAAATAACAATCCTAATGGACCCACAGCTGCTGTAACTTCACAGTTATTGACGCAAGCACAGAGAACTATACCTACTGTTAGTACTAACATGCAAGGTATTCTGTTTACTCAGCAATTGACTGAAGGACAATATCCTGGAGATTCTAGGTATGCAACATTAACTAGAAGTTATAATGGATTCTTTACAGGTTCTATCCAAAATTTGAATAGAATTATAGAGCTTAATACAGACGAAGCCACTAAAGATCAAGCGGGAGCATTTGGTGATAACAACAACCAAATAGCGGTTGCTCATATTTTAAGAGCTTACATCTTGCAATATATGACGGACAAATGGGGTGGTTTACCTTACTCAGAAGGTTTTCAAGGTATTGATAATCCACAACCAGCATTTGATACTCAAGAAGAACTATATACTATTATGTTTGCAGACCTTGAAGCTGCAATGAGTATAATTGATGCTGGTAAATCGGGACCGGCAGGTGATTTACTTTTTGATGGAGACATGAACAGATGGTGGCTATTTGCCAACTCATTAAAAATGAATATGGCAATGCGTATTTCTCATGTTAATCCAACTTTAGCTAAATCTAAATTTGAAGAAGTAATAGCTTCTGGTGTTTATATCAGTTCTAATGCTCAGAATATAGAATTTAATTATGGAACTATTGATGCTGACGATAGCCCATGGCATGATAGATGGAAAACAAGAGAGGATTATATTCTTTCAGTTACTATGATGGAGACGTTGAGATCAAATCTTGACCCAAGATTATTTAAGTATGCTGAGCCTTCAACTAATGGAACTGCCTCTAACCCAATGTTTCCTGGTAATGCAGATGCAAAATATGTAGGTGCACCAAATGGAGAAGTAAATGGTAATGTACCAGATTACTCATTCCCTACTGCAACCGTAATTTATGATGTAGATTTCCCTACACCATTATATACAGCTGCTCAAATGAAATTTAATATGGCAGAAGCTGCACTTAACGGCTGGAACGTTGGCGGTGCTACCGCTAGTGATTTATATGAAGAAGGAATTGTAGCTTCTATGGAATATTGGAATGTAGATGCTGCAGACATAGCTAGTTATGTTGCTGCTCACGCTTATACTGATATGGATGATTTAGCCTATGAAAAATGGGTTGCATTATACTTAAATGGTTGGGAAGCATGGGCTGAGTGGAGAAGATTAGATTCTCCAGCGTTAACGCCTTCAGCAAATGCTGCTGATCCAAGAATTCCTGTAAGAGATTCTTATGATACTTCTGTAGAAGATAACAACCCTGCAAATTATGCAGCAATTATTGCAGCTCAAGGAGCAGATGACAATCACACTAAATTATGGTGGGATGTAAATTAA
- a CDS encoding SusC/RagA family TonB-linked outer membrane protein codes for MKTKFNGILTLLLALVVQFTFAQEKTVTGTVSDETGPLPGVSVVIKGTTTGTETDFDGNYTIQTKEGDVLSFSFIGMAPKEVTVGASNTINVVLEADNVLDEVVVTGLGIRREKKALGYSQQSVDAEQLQKGKDIDVNNALAGKVAGVQIVGQASTGFRDSQIKLRGESNVLYVVDGVQVYQVGDINTNDIADMSVLKGGSATAIYGPDGRNGVIIITTKKGKSGKATFTVDHSTIVGNVTNLPEYQNEYGGGYSQTFNTFSYDPAVDPADWASFDGDPYPDFFADESWGPRLDGTPVRHWDSWIPGTPEFGELRAWEPTPNDVETFYRTSITNNTSLSFAKGGDGYNIRSAISLIDKGGIITNSDQKTVNLSLNASYDISEKFTVNVNVNYQDRKTRNDPDQGYANLASNMNQWWQRQLDFDRLKDYERAGQIVSWNIRGTRDARPLYWDMPGFESEENLKHEYKNSAYGKIGGTYTFNDKFNVVAEVRSTFHNFARDDRETTKSLLDPASYAEYQRRFNKEHYFSMLNYTDSFLDGDLDVDASLGGEIVVYDFKGLSASTNGNLTIPEFYNLAGSKDPVSASTSISQGETRGAFIKASFGFKDMLYLDGSYRLDWSSTANPDDNRVDTYGVSASFLVNKLIPQNDIMGFFKLRAGYAQAPYFPGPYQISSVYNVGGLYQGNGTLSVAGLQNNPNLVGGVRNELEFGAEFKFIKNRIGLDITYFNRIDEDLPVFVSLDGATGYTGITVNSGKNTSNGIEIGLNGSIVKTDDFTWDLGVNFATLEKFVDAIYPGVDSYDISTYTSSMKLQARVGEEYGLFYGRGFATHTDGSIIFTSTDNFARESNKRLGSLLPDYTYGITSTIRYKNVDLFVGFDGQKGGLYYSRTERYMDHSGLSAKTAGLNDKGNPLRDPVANGGGVHIVGVLQTGTDSNGVPISDGTVVDKYVDAQDHFNLGNLGNIYENNVHDATYLKFRTARLNYNFNPDLVSKMGLEAVQLSVFGNNLWLIDSDLNWVDPSELEKRSGVNWAEAGQLPQTRSFGLNVKLTF; via the coding sequence ATGAAAACAAAGTTTAATGGAATTTTAACGCTATTACTGGCGTTGGTAGTGCAATTTACTTTTGCACAAGAAAAAACTGTCACAGGTACGGTTTCTGATGAAACAGGACCATTACCGGGTGTTAGTGTAGTAATTAAAGGTACAACTACAGGTACTGAAACTGATTTTGATGGTAATTACACCATTCAAACTAAAGAAGGTGATGTGCTTTCCTTTAGTTTTATTGGAATGGCTCCAAAAGAAGTTACAGTAGGTGCATCTAACACTATTAATGTAGTTTTAGAAGCAGACAATGTACTTGATGAAGTAGTTGTTACAGGTCTAGGTATTAGAAGAGAGAAAAAAGCCTTAGGGTATTCTCAACAATCTGTAGATGCCGAACAACTACAAAAAGGTAAAGACATTGACGTTAACAACGCATTAGCTGGTAAAGTGGCAGGTGTGCAAATTGTTGGTCAAGCTAGTACTGGTTTTAGAGACTCTCAAATTAAATTAAGAGGTGAATCTAATGTTCTTTACGTTGTTGATGGTGTTCAAGTGTATCAAGTTGGTGATATCAATACCAACGATATTGCAGATATGTCTGTACTAAAAGGTGGATCAGCAACAGCAATTTATGGTCCCGATGGGCGTAACGGTGTAATTATCATTACAACTAAAAAAGGGAAAAGTGGTAAGGCAACATTTACAGTAGACCATTCAACTATTGTAGGTAATGTTACTAATTTACCAGAATACCAAAATGAATATGGAGGTGGTTATAGCCAAACATTTAATACATTTAGCTATGACCCAGCAGTTGATCCAGCTGATTGGGCAAGTTTTGATGGAGACCCCTATCCTGATTTTTTCGCAGATGAATCTTGGGGTCCAAGATTAGATGGAACTCCAGTACGTCATTGGGACTCTTGGATACCAGGAACTCCTGAATTTGGAGAATTAAGAGCTTGGGAACCAACACCAAATGATGTTGAGACATTTTATAGAACAAGTATAACTAACAATACTTCATTAAGTTTTGCTAAAGGAGGAGATGGTTATAATATTAGGTCTGCAATTTCTCTTATTGATAAAGGAGGTATTATTACTAATTCTGATCAAAAGACAGTAAACCTTTCTTTAAATGCTAGTTATGACATTTCTGAAAAATTTACAGTTAATGTAAATGTTAACTACCAAGATAGAAAAACTAGAAATGACCCTGATCAAGGTTATGCCAACTTAGCTTCAAACATGAACCAATGGTGGCAAAGACAATTAGATTTTGATAGATTAAAAGACTATGAACGTGCAGGACAAATTGTTTCTTGGAACATTAGAGGCACAAGAGATGCTAGACCATTATATTGGGATATGCCAGGTTTTGAATCTGAAGAAAATTTAAAACATGAATATAAAAATTCAGCATATGGTAAAATTGGAGGTACTTATACCTTCAATGATAAATTTAATGTTGTTGCAGAGGTGAGATCTACTTTTCATAATTTTGCTAGAGATGATCGTGAAACAACTAAAAGTTTGTTAGACCCTGCTTCTTACGCAGAATATCAAAGAAGATTTAATAAAGAACATTATTTTTCAATGTTAAATTATACTGATAGCTTTTTAGATGGCGACTTAGATGTGGACGCAAGTTTGGGTGGAGAAATTGTAGTTTACGATTTTAAAGGTCTTAGTGCTTCAACCAATGGTAATTTAACCATACCTGAGTTTTATAACTTAGCTGGCTCTAAAGATCCTGTATCTGCAAGTACTAGTATATCACAAGGTGAAACTAGGGGTGCCTTTATAAAAGCGTCCTTTGGGTTTAAAGATATGTTGTATTTAGATGGATCTTACAGATTAGACTGGTCATCAACAGCAAACCCGGATGACAACAGGGTAGATACTTATGGAGTTTCTGCCAGTTTCTTGGTCAATAAGTTAATCCCACAAAATGACATTATGGGCTTCTTTAAGTTGAGGGCAGGTTATGCTCAGGCACCTTATTTCCCAGGTCCATACCAAATCTCTAGTGTTTACAATGTTGGTGGACTATACCAAGGAAATGGTACCTTATCAGTTGCTGGACTTCAGAACAACCCTAACCTTGTAGGCGGCGTTAGAAACGAATTAGAATTTGGAGCTGAATTTAAATTTATTAAAAATAGAATTGGACTAGATATTACTTACTTTAATAGAATCGATGAAGATTTACCAGTTTTTGTATCATTAGATGGTGCAACTGGTTATACAGGTATAACGGTTAACTCTGGTAAGAATACTTCAAATGGTATTGAAATAGGATTGAATGGATCTATTGTTAAAACAGATGACTTTACTTGGGATCTTGGTGTAAACTTTGCTACCTTAGAAAAATTTGTAGATGCGATTTACCCTGGTGTTGATTCTTATGATATTAGTACGTATACTTCTAGTATGAAATTGCAAGCTAGAGTTGGTGAAGAGTATGGTTTATTTTACGGTAGAGGTTTTGCTACACATACTGATGGTAGTATTATCTTCACATCTACTGATAATTTTGCTAGAGAGTCTAATAAAAGATTAGGTAGTTTATTACCAGACTACACTTATGGTATAACTTCTACAATCAGATATAAGAACGTAGATTTATTTGTTGGATTTGATGGACAAAAAGGAGGATTATATTATTCAAGAACTGAAAGATATATGGACCACTCTGGTTTATCAGCAAAAACTGCTGGATTAAATGATAAAGGTAATCCTTTAAGAGATCCTGTAGCTAACGGTGGTGGTGTGCACATAGTAGGTGTATTACAGACTGGAACAGATTCGAACGGTGTACCTATTTCTGACGGTACGGTAGTTGACAAATATGTTGACGCACAAGATCACTTTAACTTAGGTAACTTAGGTAACATTTACGAAAATAACGTACATGATGCTACTTACTTAAAGTTTAGAACGGCAAGGTTAAACTATAACTTTAACCCTGATTTAGTTTCAAAAATGGGATTAGAAGCAGTTCAATTATCAGTATTTGGTAATAACCTTTGGTTAATCGACTCTGATTTGAATTGGGTTGATCCATCGGAACTTGAAAAAAGAAGTGGTGTAAACTGGGCAGAAGCAGGACAGTTGCCACAGACCAGATCTTTTGGACTTAATGTAAAATTAACATTTTAA
- the fusA gene encoding elongation factor G, which translates to MAQRDLKYTRNIGIAAHIDAGKTTTTERILFYTGVNHKIGEVHDGASTMDWMEQEAERGITITSAATTCTWNFPTQNGESLDDTKGYHFNIIDTPGHVDFTVEVNRSLRVLDGLVFLFSAVDGVEPQSETNWRLADNYKVPRIGFVNKMDRQGSNFLMVNNQVKEMLGSNAVPIVLPIGDEADFKGVVDLVKNRAIIWHEENMGATFDVVDIPAEMADEVHEYRAALIEAVAEYDEELLEKFFEDENSITEDEIHAALRAAVMDMSIIPMICGSSFKNKGVQFLLDAVCRYLPSPIDKEAIIGTDPDSGNEISRKPDVKEPFSALAFKIATDPFVGRLAFFRAYSGRLDAGSYILNNRSGKKERISRIYQMHANKQTALDYIEAGDIGAAVGFKDIKTGDTLTDEKHPIILESMDFPDPVIGIAVEPKTKADIDKLGMALSKLAEEDPTFTVKTDEASGQTIISGMGELHLDIIVDRLKREFKVEVNQGQPQVEYKEALTRSADHREVYKKQSGGRGKFADIVFTMEPADEGKQGLEFENKIKGGNIPREFIPSVEKGFKEAMKNGPLAGFEMDSMKITLKDGSFHPVDSDALSFELAAKIGYKDAAKAARAVLMEPIMKLEVLTPEENMGDIVGDLNRRRGQVSDMSDRAGSKVVKAEVPLSEMFGYVTSLRTLSSGRATSTMEFSHYAETPSNIAEEVIKNVKG; encoded by the coding sequence ATGGCACAAAGAGATTTAAAATATACAAGAAATATTGGTATTGCAGCTCATATTGATGCAGGTAAAACTACAACAACTGAGCGTATTTTATTTTACACAGGTGTGAATCATAAAATTGGTGAGGTGCATGATGGTGCTTCTACTATGGACTGGATGGAGCAAGAAGCTGAAAGAGGTATTACAATCACTTCGGCAGCAACTACTTGTACTTGGAATTTTCCAACACAAAATGGTGAGTCATTAGACGATACTAAAGGATACCATTTTAATATAATTGATACACCAGGTCACGTTGATTTTACAGTTGAAGTTAACCGTTCGTTAAGAGTACTTGACGGATTGGTGTTTTTATTTTCTGCAGTTGATGGTGTTGAGCCACAATCAGAAACAAACTGGAGATTAGCCGACAATTACAAAGTTCCAAGAATTGGTTTTGTAAACAAAATGGATCGTCAGGGTTCTAACTTTTTGATGGTTAACAATCAGGTTAAAGAAATGTTAGGTTCTAACGCAGTTCCTATCGTTTTACCAATAGGTGATGAAGCTGATTTTAAAGGTGTAGTTGATTTAGTAAAAAATAGAGCTATTATTTGGCATGAAGAGAATATGGGAGCTACTTTTGATGTGGTTGATATTCCTGCTGAAATGGCTGATGAAGTGCATGAATATAGAGCTGCTTTGATTGAAGCTGTTGCGGAATATGATGAAGAGTTATTGGAAAAATTCTTTGAGGATGAGAACTCAATTACGGAAGATGAAATCCACGCAGCATTAAGAGCAGCAGTTATGGATATGTCTATCATTCCTATGATATGTGGATCTTCTTTTAAAAATAAAGGAGTACAATTTTTGTTAGATGCAGTTTGCCGTTATTTGCCTTCTCCTATAGATAAAGAAGCAATTATTGGTACTGATCCTGATTCAGGTAATGAAATTTCTAGAAAACCTGATGTGAAGGAACCTTTTTCTGCATTGGCTTTTAAAATTGCTACTGATCCTTTTGTTGGTCGTTTAGCATTTTTTAGAGCATATTCTGGTCGCTTAGATGCTGGTTCATATATATTGAATAATCGTTCAGGTAAAAAAGAGCGTATTTCGCGTATTTACCAAATGCACGCAAATAAACAAACAGCTTTAGATTATATCGAAGCTGGAGATATTGGTGCAGCAGTTGGATTTAAAGATATTAAAACAGGTGATACATTAACAGATGAAAAACACCCAATTATTTTGGAAAGTATGGATTTTCCAGATCCAGTAATTGGTATTGCGGTTGAGCCTAAAACTAAAGCTGATATTGATAAATTAGGAATGGCGTTAAGTAAGTTAGCTGAAGAAGACCCTACATTTACGGTTAAAACAGACGAAGCTTCGGGTCAGACTATTATTTCTGGTATGGGCGAACTTCACTTAGATATTATTGTTGATCGTCTTAAAAGAGAATTTAAGGTTGAAGTGAACCAAGGTCAACCTCAGGTTGAATATAAAGAAGCTTTAACAAGATCGGCTGATCATAGAGAAGTGTATAAAAAACAATCTGGTGGTCGTGGTAAATTTGCTGATATTGTATTTACAATGGAGCCTGCCGATGAAGGTAAACAAGGGTTAGAGTTTGAAAACAAAATTAAAGGTGGTAATATTCCAAGGGAATTTATCCCATCAGTAGAAAAAGGTTTCAAAGAAGCTATGAAAAACGGTCCATTGGCCGGGTTTGAAATGGATTCTATGAAAATAACTCTTAAGGATGGTTCTTTCCACCCTGTTGATTCTGATGCTTTATCGTTTGAATTAGCTGCAAAAATCGGTTATAAAGATGCTGCAAAAGCCGCTAGGGCTGTGTTGATGGAGCCTATCATGAAGTTAGAGGTGTTAACACCTGAAGAAAACATGGGTGATATTGTTGGTGACTTGAACAGAAGAAGAGGTCAAGTTAGTGATATGTCTGATAGAGCTGGATCTAAAGTAGTAAAAGCAGAAGTTCCGTTATCGGAAATGTTTGGTTATGTAACTTCCTTGAGAACATTGTCATCAGGTAGAGCAACTTCTACAATGGAATTTTCGCATTACGCAGAAACACCATCGAATATTGCTGAGGAAGTAATTAAAAATGTAAAAGGTTAA
- the rpsG gene encoding 30S ribosomal protein S7, translated as MRKRSAKKRHLLPDPKFNDQLVTRFVNNLMKDGKKSVAFKVFYDAMDIVEEKKQDEEKTALEVWKEALSNVMPHVEVRSRRVGGATFQIPMQIRPDRKVSMAMKWMISYSRKRNEKSMAQRLANEVLAAAKEEGAAVKKRTDVHKMAEANKAFSHFRF; from the coding sequence ATGAGAAAAAGAAGTGCAAAGAAAAGACATTTATTACCTGATCCTAAATTTAACGATCAGTTAGTAACTCGTTTTGTAAACAACTTAATGAAGGACGGTAAAAAGTCAGTAGCTTTTAAAGTTTTTTATGATGCTATGGATATAGTTGAGGAGAAAAAACAAGACGAAGAAAAAACCGCTTTAGAAGTTTGGAAGGAAGCGTTATCTAATGTTATGCCACATGTTGAAGTAAGAAGTAGAAGAGTAGGTGGTGCTACATTCCAAATACCAATGCAAATTAGACCGGACAGAAAGGTTTCTATGGCTATGAAATGGATGATTTCATATTCTAGAAAGCGTAATGAAAAGTCAATGGCTCAACGTTTGGCAAATGAGGTTTTAGCTGCGGCTAAAGAAGAAGGTGCGGCTGTTAAGAAAAGAACAGATGTGCACAAAATGGCAGAAGCAAATAAAGCATTTTCACACTTTAGATTTTAA
- the rpsJ gene encoding 30S ribosomal protein S10 has translation MSQKIRIKLKSYDHNLVDKSAEKIVKTVKSTGAVINGPIPLPTHKKIFTVLRSPHVNKKSREQFQLSSYKRLLDIYSSSSKTIDALMKLELPSGVEVEIKV, from the coding sequence ATGAGTCAAAAAATTAGAATAAAATTAAAGTCTTACGATCATAATTTAGTAGATAAATCTGCTGAAAAAATCGTTAAAACGGTAAAAAGTACTGGTGCTGTTATCAATGGACCAATTCCATTACCAACACACAAAAAAATATTTACTGTATTGAGGTCTCCTCACGTAAATAAAAAATCTAGAGAACAATTTCAATTAAGTTCTTATAAGAGATTATTAGATATTTACAGTTCATCATCAAAAACAATTGACGCTTTAATGAAGTTAGAATTGCCAAGTGGTGTTGAAGTTGAGATAAAAGTATAA